The proteins below are encoded in one region of Ferroplasma acidiphilum:
- a CDS encoding mandelate racemase/muconate lactonizing enzyme family protein, with the protein MSKIKDIEVIEIGEPTGNSSSPWGSLLLLVKVVTDDGYEGWGEAPTELMALSVYEEIKEVARKFIGEEVTDISKNIERVYREEYWLSISMQTTAALSAIEMASWDIFGKINNLPVYKIFGGKVNEKVRAYANGWYDNCVTADDYFKKIEITHSLGFGAVKFDPFMDAFDNLDKKHLDNAEDIIKQIRGKYPDLDILLECHGRFNANSAIAAANRLEKYNLFFMEEPVHPDQIEGLKRFRKHTNVKVALGERILNKNILMTYLKDDLVDVIQPDISNFTGLMEGHQAAGMARTFGVEVAYHNAYGPVQNQASLNLDFTIPNFLIQESFEKFWPDWKKSIIKKSNFRLNNGYFEIVDNIPGLGFEINEDIIEKMQVHTMGPYDKNQLGWAVKGTTGRL; encoded by the coding sequence ATGTCAAAAATCAAGGATATTGAAGTAATAGAAATTGGAGAGCCTACAGGCAATTCATCGAGCCCGTGGGGATCTCTACTTCTTTTAGTTAAAGTTGTTACGGACGATGGTTACGAAGGCTGGGGGGAAGCTCCAACTGAACTGATGGCACTTTCAGTTTATGAGGAGATAAAGGAAGTAGCAAGAAAATTTATAGGAGAAGAGGTAACGGATATAAGTAAAAATATTGAACGTGTGTACAGGGAAGAATACTGGCTCTCTATTTCCATGCAGACAACTGCTGCCCTGAGTGCAATAGAGATGGCATCCTGGGATATCTTTGGGAAGATTAATAATTTGCCAGTGTATAAAATATTTGGTGGCAAAGTTAATGAAAAAGTACGGGCATATGCAAATGGGTGGTACGATAATTGTGTAACGGCAGATGATTATTTTAAAAAAATAGAAATAACGCATTCACTGGGCTTTGGCGCAGTTAAATTCGATCCGTTCATGGACGCCTTTGACAACCTTGACAAAAAACATCTGGATAACGCCGAGGATATAATAAAGCAAATAAGGGGCAAATATCCAGACCTTGATATATTGCTGGAATGCCATGGAAGGTTTAATGCAAATTCTGCCATTGCAGCAGCAAATAGATTGGAAAAATACAATCTTTTCTTCATGGAAGAGCCTGTGCATCCAGATCAGATTGAAGGATTAAAAAGATTCAGAAAACATACAAATGTCAAGGTAGCTCTCGGTGAGAGAATACTTAATAAGAACATCCTCATGACATACTTAAAGGACGATCTTGTGGATGTAATACAACCCGATATTTCCAATTTCACTGGCCTTATGGAAGGTCACCAGGCAGCCGGCATGGCAAGGACTTTCGGTGTTGAAGTGGCATACCATAATGCATATGGACCTGTACAGAACCAGGCATCCTTAAATTTGGATTTTACAATTCCTAATTTCCTCATACAGGAAAGCTTTGAAAAATTCTGGCCAGACTGGAAAAAATCTATAATAAAAAAGAGCAATTTCAGATTAAATAATGGATATTTTGAAATTGTGGATAATATCCCTGGCCTTGGTTTCGAAATAAATGAGGATATTATTGAAAAAATGCAAGTCCATACTATGGGTCCATACGATAAAAACCAGCTTGGATGGGCTGTGAAAGGAACAACAGGAAGACTATAA
- a CDS encoding mandelate racemase/muconate lactonizing enzyme family protein — MKIKKVTTAVVEANFDWTFVKVETDSGLTGIGEAFCSPGLTKVIKEFGSLLIGKDPLQIEPLVRDMRYAGSPSGSSGLIFHAITGIETALWDIIGKHLDAPLWQLFGGSYREKVQIYADCHAGDALESLDPLLQPRKPAWDRSKSQWSPDIGTYSPEILDDYTPEAYAEKAKKMVAEGFTALKFDLDVPNPYSRDKYNSSLSNEEINYLASLMKGVRDAVGSGIDIAADCHWKFSPDASIRLANALAPYKLLWLEDPIPPENIDAMRYVTDRSPVPILSGENLYGRYGFREIIEKQAVSIVAPDFQKTGGLSEARRIAEMADSYYMPVAPHNISSPIGTMASVHLSAAIPNFLVLEWHASDVPFWNDIVNESHIIQNGFVKIPDKPGIGLTLNEDTIRKYAKPGETVFE, encoded by the coding sequence ATGAAGATTAAAAAAGTTACAACAGCTGTTGTAGAGGCAAACTTTGATTGGACATTTGTTAAAGTTGAAACAGATTCTGGATTAACAGGCATTGGCGAAGCTTTTTGTTCACCCGGGTTGACCAAAGTAATTAAGGAATTCGGCAGTCTTCTAATAGGCAAAGACCCACTGCAGATTGAACCATTGGTGCGAGACATGCGCTATGCCGGTTCCCCATCAGGTTCGTCAGGGTTGATTTTTCATGCCATTACAGGAATCGAAACGGCCTTATGGGATATTATTGGTAAGCATTTGGATGCACCACTGTGGCAATTGTTTGGGGGTTCTTATAGGGAAAAAGTACAGATATATGCAGATTGCCATGCTGGTGATGCCCTGGAGAGTTTGGACCCATTGTTGCAACCGCGCAAACCTGCATGGGACAGGAGTAAAAGCCAGTGGAGCCCGGATATAGGCACATACAGTCCGGAAATTCTGGACGATTATACTCCAGAAGCATATGCTGAGAAAGCAAAGAAAATGGTTGCAGAAGGATTTACGGCACTAAAGTTCGATCTTGATGTTCCCAATCCCTATTCCAGGGACAAATACAATAGCTCACTGTCGAATGAAGAAATCAATTACCTGGCAAGCTTGATGAAGGGAGTTAGAGATGCTGTTGGGTCGGGAATTGATATTGCTGCTGACTGCCACTGGAAATTTTCGCCCGATGCTTCTATTCGGCTTGCCAATGCTTTAGCGCCCTATAAATTGTTATGGCTGGAAGACCCAATTCCACCAGAAAACATTGATGCAATGCGTTACGTTACTGACAGAAGCCCTGTTCCGATTTTAAGTGGTGAAAACCTGTATGGTCGATATGGATTTAGGGAAATAATCGAAAAACAGGCTGTATCAATTGTTGCCCCCGATTTCCAAAAGACTGGTGGGTTGTCAGAGGCAAGGAGAATTGCGGAAATGGCAGACAGCTATTATATGCCTGTTGCCCCGCATAACATTTCCAGTCCCATCGGCACCATGGCATCTGTCCATCTCAGTGCGGCAATCCCCAATTTTCTTGTGCTGGAGTGGCACGCATCTGATGTCCCCTTCTGGAACGATATTGTCAATGAATCACACATTATCCAGAATGGTTTTGTCAAGATTCCGGATAAGCCAGGCATTGGCCTTACATTGAATGAAGATACAATTAGAAAGTACGCAAAGCCCGGGGAAACAGTATTTGAATAA
- a CDS encoding MFS transporter has translation MKAQSYFISVSKASRSFILSMLAVITPFYLSKFVNVFDVGIIVLFSIAFSTLIIYVFPALNIKNWLKMYAISAALAIALLLNFIFMNFYVFIFSLMLGSISLSGRDISPNQPIEQYAMAHYETDMKSKRMAFSLYNFFSYGASIIASLFLFFYVNIDYRIVFLLLTLVALCQFVLYLFIRFPQHKRMKGKDLDVETKKRVFSLSYLFAMDSFAGGMVTVSMISLYFKYVYHISLSTAGLIFVAVNIITTISILISPLISSKIGLIRTMVYTHSVSNIFLMLVPVIHVLAISEIFLFLRQTTSQMDVPARDTLINTVIEENYRVNSNSIFSAVRNGALIPGPGIVGAVMTVFPPFMFFAGGALKLSYDIIFFVKYRKIKI, from the coding sequence ATGAAGGCCCAGAGTTATTTTATTTCAGTTTCAAAGGCATCGAGGTCATTTATACTATCGATGCTAGCAGTTATAACCCCTTTCTACCTGTCAAAATTTGTAAATGTTTTTGATGTTGGAATCATAGTATTATTCAGCATTGCATTCTCAACACTGATAATTTACGTATTTCCCGCATTGAATATTAAGAACTGGCTCAAAATGTATGCAATTTCCGCCGCACTGGCCATAGCCCTGCTGTTGAATTTTATATTCATGAATTTTTATGTCTTTATCTTTTCCCTAATGCTTGGCTCAATTTCCCTTTCAGGCAGGGACATAAGCCCGAACCAGCCAATAGAACAGTATGCTATGGCTCATTATGAAACGGATATGAAAAGCAAGAGAATGGCATTTTCACTCTATAACTTTTTTTCCTATGGGGCATCAATAATAGCTTCATTATTCCTATTCTTTTATGTGAACATCGATTACAGGATAGTATTCCTTTTACTCACACTTGTGGCACTATGCCAGTTTGTACTGTACCTATTTATAAGGTTCCCGCAGCATAAAAGGATGAAGGGAAAGGATCTGGATGTAGAAACAAAAAAGAGGGTGTTTTCACTATCATACCTCTTTGCAATGGACTCATTTGCCGGCGGCATGGTAACAGTATCAATGATTTCACTGTATTTCAAATACGTATACCACATATCCCTGAGCACAGCCGGTTTGATTTTTGTTGCAGTCAATATTATAACCACAATATCTATTCTGATCTCTCCCTTAATTTCATCAAAAATAGGTCTTATAAGGACCATGGTATACACACATTCGGTGAGCAACATATTTTTAATGCTTGTGCCTGTTATACACGTACTTGCTATCAGTGAAATATTCCTGTTTCTCAGGCAGACAACAAGCCAGATGGATGTGCCGGCTCGGGATACCCTTATAAATACTGTTATTGAAGAGAATTACCGGGTAAATAGCAATTCTATATTTTCAGCAGTGCGGAATGGTGCCCTGATTCCCGGACCCGGGATTGTGGGTGCTGTGATGACAGTATTTCCACCCTTTATGTTTTTCGCCGGTGGAGCCCTGAAGCTTTCCTATGATATTATATTCTTTGTAAAATACAGGAAGATAAAGATATAA
- a CDS encoding aldehyde dehydrogenase family protein, producing MEISTFNPFTEKELGRYDVASIEDVKETMRTLKENQLKWRVDIDKRIDMLKESKKNFEKNAESLATLMSSEMGKPISQSIAEVQKTLRLFDYYIENGEKSLENEYVHTEAKKSYIRFDPLGVIIIIMPWNFPLWQVARAAIPALLAGNAVLLKHASIVSGSSLKIQELFNLDTFRSTITTGKIIDDAIKFSDGVSFTGSTAAGSIIAAEAGKNIKKFVMELGGSDPYIVLDSSNIDEAVKNSVYARLQNNGQSCIASKRFLINDSIYDEFSRRMLEEYSRVKVGDQLDKDTYIGPLSSVSQKDIITKQLKELKSMGTVISTGDNFGNVIRPALVKMDKDYGEEVFGPVAMLSRFRNIEEAIKLANDTPYGLGCSIWGDPDNAEKLVPYIESGTVSINKIVASDPRLPFGGTKKSGIGRELSRYGILEFTNIKTVWVN from the coding sequence ATGGAAATATCAACATTTAACCCTTTTACAGAAAAAGAACTTGGCAGGTATGATGTAGCTAGCATTGAAGATGTTAAGGAGACTATGAGAACTCTAAAGGAAAACCAGCTCAAATGGAGGGTAGATATTGATAAAAGAATTGACATGCTGAAAGAATCAAAGAAAAATTTTGAAAAAAATGCTGAAAGCCTTGCAACATTGATGTCATCCGAGATGGGAAAACCTATAAGCCAGAGCATTGCAGAAGTACAGAAAACACTCAGGCTCTTTGATTATTACATTGAAAATGGCGAAAAGTCCCTGGAAAATGAATATGTACATACAGAGGCAAAAAAATCCTATATAAGATTTGACCCACTTGGGGTTATAATCATAATAATGCCATGGAACTTCCCATTATGGCAGGTGGCAAGAGCTGCAATTCCCGCATTGCTGGCAGGGAACGCTGTTCTTCTCAAGCACGCTTCCATAGTAAGCGGGTCTTCTTTGAAAATCCAGGAGTTGTTTAATCTTGATACATTTAGGTCTACAATAACAACAGGCAAAATAATAGATGATGCCATTAAATTCTCAGACGGTGTTTCATTTACAGGGTCTACAGCTGCAGGGTCTATAATAGCTGCTGAAGCAGGAAAAAACATAAAGAAATTTGTAATGGAACTGGGTGGTTCAGATCCCTATATTGTCCTGGATTCTTCAAATATAGATGAAGCAGTAAAAAACTCCGTTTACGCGAGACTGCAGAATAATGGCCAGAGTTGCATTGCCTCTAAAAGATTCCTTATAAATGATTCTATATACGATGAATTTTCCAGAAGAATGCTGGAGGAATATAGCAGGGTAAAAGTGGGAGACCAGCTGGATAAAGACACATATATTGGCCCACTATCCTCTGTATCACAGAAAGATATAATAACAAAGCAACTTAAGGAATTGAAATCTATGGGAACTGTAATCTCTACCGGGGATAACTTTGGAAATGTAATAAGGCCAGCACTGGTAAAAATGGATAAAGATTATGGGGAAGAGGTTTTCGGGCCTGTTGCAATGTTGAGCAGGTTCAGGAATATAGAAGAAGCAATAAAACTTGCAAATGATACTCCATACGGGCTCGGATGCTCAATATGGGGAGACCCGGATAATGCAGAAAAACTTGTTCCATACATAGAATCAGGTACAGTATCAATCAATAAAATTGTTGCTTCCGACCCGAGATTGCCATTTGGCGGGACGAAGAAAAGCGGAATCGGACGTGAACTATCCAGATATGGAATACTTGAGTTTACGAATATAAAAACCGTATGGGTGAATTGA
- a CDS encoding nucleotidyltransferase family protein: protein MIGAILAGGYGKRLKPITDHIPKALVEIKDNYTIMDRQLFDFKNIGITDVYILSGYLSEVIEERYKNYKDMNIHYLREDKPMGTLFSLSNLMKNINEDAIVRNGDTVTDINFRSFVEFSKSRAYDVIMYVTKMQSPYGIVEFSGDKVDNFREKPELNHYINAGLYYIKKSAFETFFRKYMEKDIEKSVFPYLVNNNRMGVYCEDALWFGIDSEKDLGTIKELYKGREDTSYGYLKTLYFDKSKSIVEYYIRSGENVEIQAGKILKIDSGTGYIENDTDQKYSKGQVIRTGDTTLLYAYENTIMEEISI, encoded by the coding sequence ATGATTGGAGCTATTCTTGCAGGAGGGTATGGCAAACGGCTGAAACCTATAACAGACCATATACCCAAGGCACTGGTGGAAATTAAGGATAATTATACCATAATGGACAGGCAGCTTTTTGATTTTAAAAATATAGGAATCACTGATGTTTATATCCTTTCCGGATACCTGAGCGAGGTTATAGAAGAACGTTATAAAAATTATAAAGATATGAATATCCATTATCTCAGGGAAGACAAACCTATGGGAACTTTATTTTCACTCTCAAACCTCATGAAAAATATAAATGAGGACGCCATAGTAAGAAATGGAGATACTGTTACCGACATAAATTTCAGGAGCTTTGTGGAGTTTTCGAAATCGAGGGCTTATGATGTAATAATGTATGTAACTAAAATGCAGAGCCCTTACGGGATAGTAGAATTTTCAGGGGACAAGGTTGACAATTTCAGGGAAAAGCCTGAACTTAACCATTATATCAATGCAGGATTATACTATATAAAAAAATCTGCATTTGAGACATTTTTCAGAAAATATATGGAAAAGGATATTGAAAAAAGTGTTTTTCCGTACCTTGTAAACAATAACAGGATGGGTGTGTACTGCGAGGACGCCCTCTGGTTTGGCATAGACAGTGAAAAGGATTTAGGAACCATAAAAGAATTATACAAAGGCAGGGAAGACACATCATATGGATATTTGAAAACATTATATTTTGATAAGAGTAAAAGTATAGTCGAGTACTATATCAGATCCGGTGAAAACGTTGAAATTCAAGCTGGAAAAATATTGAAAATAGATTCCGGGACAGGCTATATTGAGAATGACACAGATCAAAAATATTCTAAGGGGCAGGTAATAAGAACTGGGGATACCACATTATTGTATGCATATGAGAATACAATAATGGAAGAGATATCCATATAA
- a CDS encoding MFS transporter, which translates to METEYPQGNSGISKIMLTSLFIDEWNIFSIPMISIFVEHSLRFGTTMLGLVTGATIGGASIGSVLGGYMVDRFGRRKLFFFNLILFLISAILSALSINLTMLVIFRFLAGIPAGADIANVYSYIMETEKPGHREVTGAYNTLMASVAILGLNGSVVILLISGLKATAIWKIAILIQIIPVLFLLLSYKRIPESDIWKASNKEATYIDFFRKLRHNRVQWRTSMYSWCCGIASGIEVGTFAFFIPYIILKFGISGAINDRFIIIGIYSIGIPAGYLGPKILPKIGLRKLSYSGFALSFAGLVISGLALLFNIYIVLPVSMMIFVWGNHWNNEPITTSQALVADSDMRGKAVGISNFIYQLPSFLSISIFPIMFSAIGMGYSTLVVAIASFSGIVITLFVFREIFGYRNDATYDSECVQS; encoded by the coding sequence ATGGAAACCGAATATCCACAAGGCAATAGTGGCATATCAAAAATTATGCTAACATCACTTTTTATCGATGAATGGAACATATTCTCTATCCCCATGATAAGCATATTTGTGGAACACAGCTTAAGATTTGGAACAACGATGCTGGGTCTTGTTACAGGTGCAACTATAGGAGGAGCATCTATCGGGTCAGTACTTGGAGGGTATATGGTAGACCGCTTTGGCAGGAGGAAACTGTTCTTTTTCAATCTCATTTTATTCCTCATCTCTGCAATACTATCCGCACTTTCAATTAATTTGACAATGCTGGTTATATTCCGGTTTCTTGCAGGAATTCCTGCAGGTGCAGATATTGCCAACGTTTACTCATATATTATGGAGACAGAAAAACCCGGGCACCGTGAGGTTACAGGGGCTTATAACACACTCATGGCGAGCGTGGCTATACTGGGTTTAAATGGAAGCGTGGTAATTCTACTAATTTCTGGCTTAAAAGCCACAGCAATATGGAAAATTGCCATACTGATCCAGATAATTCCAGTACTGTTCCTTCTTCTGTCCTATAAAAGAATACCGGAATCAGATATATGGAAAGCTAGCAATAAAGAAGCTACTTACATTGATTTCTTCCGGAAATTAAGGCATAACCGGGTACAGTGGAGAACATCTATGTATAGCTGGTGCTGTGGAATCGCAAGCGGGATTGAGGTCGGGACATTTGCCTTTTTCATTCCTTATATAATATTGAAATTTGGAATCTCCGGTGCAATTAATGACCGTTTTATCATTATCGGCATTTATTCTATAGGAATTCCTGCTGGCTATTTAGGCCCGAAGATTTTGCCTAAAATAGGTCTGAGAAAATTAAGTTATTCAGGTTTTGCACTATCGTTTGCCGGGCTTGTCATATCAGGATTGGCACTTCTGTTTAATATATATATTGTTTTGCCGGTATCCATGATGATATTTGTATGGGGAAACCACTGGAATAATGAGCCAATAACTACTTCACAGGCTCTGGTTGCCGATTCAGACATGAGGGGCAAAGCTGTAGGCATCTCCAATTTCATTTACCAGCTCCCTTCATTTCTATCTATTTCCATATTTCCCATTATGTTTTCAGCCATAGGGATGGGGTACTCAACCCTGGTGGTGGCCATTGCTTCTTTTTCGGGAATTGTAATAACACTGTTTGTATTCCGGGAAATATTCGGATATCGCAATGATGCAACATACGATAGCGAATGCGTGCAATCCTGA
- a CDS encoding MFS transporter, with protein sequence MEPKYLIGLQNKKSMRDYANKSFGFFILLVLVSAFPVFVMLFDAVAYSFGSPFIISYLHAPAYFIGIMLSSYAGGIALFSFIGGYLFDKINVKLVLIIAILLFSVFSVATGFVTNLYELFIFRFLVGAGIGTFQPVGITMLSDLFYSTKGKAVGVYTVFFSAGEVVAPLVFPIFLPAFKIPFEISGILSAIAIILVMLFVPNVYKKKDRVKVFIKQLLNRNSIILLIAMFVFGIAVFAGFDTYYSSYLIHYVHLGSTLAGIVYAFGGVGGVILSFPIGMFGDRTNRRFGMILSGILFVIGSLGMFYFARTALTQGIFVFIFGAGFGTFENIAVAFGQDYTPDTTAGMIGGAVMGVYNIGAIVGGPLFGYVLSIGGYLEAGVLTVIVPSIILLIVITFTKRPVYKKDMPLKPDYIK encoded by the coding sequence ATGGAACCAAAATATTTAATAGGGCTTCAGAACAAAAAAAGTATGAGGGATTATGCTAATAAGAGCTTTGGATTCTTTATTCTTCTTGTACTTGTAAGTGCTTTTCCGGTTTTTGTTATGCTATTCGATGCTGTAGCATATTCTTTCGGGTCACCGTTTATAATAAGCTATTTACATGCCCCTGCATATTTCATTGGCATAATGCTTTCTTCATATGCTGGTGGAATAGCATTATTTAGCTTCATAGGTGGATACCTTTTTGATAAAATAAATGTTAAATTGGTTCTAATTATAGCTATTCTACTGTTTTCAGTATTCAGTGTAGCTACCGGGTTTGTTACAAACCTTTATGAGCTTTTCATTTTCAGGTTTCTGGTAGGTGCGGGCATCGGTACATTCCAGCCAGTTGGCATAACAATGTTAAGCGATTTATTCTATTCCACTAAAGGAAAGGCTGTTGGTGTATACACTGTCTTCTTTTCAGCAGGAGAAGTAGTAGCACCATTAGTTTTCCCTATATTTCTGCCGGCCTTTAAGATACCTTTTGAAATATCTGGTATACTATCAGCTATTGCCATAATTCTTGTTATGCTCTTCGTACCTAATGTATATAAAAAGAAAGATAGGGTAAAAGTATTTATAAAACAATTATTGAATAGAAACTCCATAATACTACTCATCGCCATGTTTGTATTTGGAATTGCGGTATTCGCGGGTTTTGATACATATTATTCCTCTTATTTAATACATTATGTACATCTCGGCAGCACATTAGCTGGAATTGTGTATGCTTTTGGGGGTGTTGGGGGGGTAATACTTTCATTTCCCATTGGCATGTTCGGCGATAGAACAAATCGTAGATTTGGTATGATATTGAGTGGTATTTTATTTGTAATAGGCTCTCTGGGCATGTTTTATTTTGCAAGGACTGCACTTACTCAAGGAATATTTGTTTTTATTTTTGGAGCGGGATTCGGGACTTTTGAGAATATAGCAGTGGCTTTTGGTCAGGATTACACCCCAGATACCACCGCAGGAATGATTGGTGGAGCGGTAATGGGTGTATACAACATAGGAGCCATAGTAGGTGGTCCTCTATTTGGATATGTTCTATCTATAGGAGGTTACCTTGAGGCAGGAGTTCTTACAGTAATTGTGCCATCTATAATACTGCTAATTGTGATTACCTTTACAAAAAGACCGGTTTACAAGAAAGATATGCCCCTAAAACCGGATTATATTAAGTAA
- a CDS encoding RraA family protein: MDNTSNKYYEDLKSKLYSAVISDSLDSFGFREQTMSPEIRPLNENMIVVGRAKTVLAADVYHIPEKHYFKQIEVLDSIRQGDVFVASVSGSKRSAFWGELMSTATKVAGGRGAVIDGLSRDTKKIIKLDFPVFSVGFRPTDSLGRNDVIDYDVPIECGGVKVNSGDLIFGDVDGVVVVPREIEKNVIQAALDKVDGENKVRDEILHGVKVSEVFRKYKIL, from the coding sequence ATGGATAATACATCAAATAAATATTATGAGGATTTAAAATCAAAATTGTATTCTGCAGTTATATCTGATTCACTAGATTCCTTTGGATTTAGGGAACAGACAATGTCTCCAGAAATTCGCCCTTTAAACGAGAACATGATAGTAGTTGGAAGAGCGAAAACCGTTCTTGCTGCTGATGTTTATCATATTCCTGAGAAACACTACTTCAAACAAATTGAAGTGCTGGACAGCATTCGCCAAGGCGATGTATTTGTTGCATCGGTAAGTGGCTCCAAAAGATCAGCATTTTGGGGAGAATTGATGTCCACTGCGACCAAAGTTGCAGGAGGTAGAGGGGCAGTTATAGATGGGTTATCTAGAGATACCAAAAAGATTATTAAATTAGACTTCCCTGTCTTTTCTGTTGGTTTCAGACCTACAGATTCTTTAGGTAGAAATGATGTCATTGATTATGATGTTCCAATAGAATGCGGCGGTGTTAAGGTAAACTCTGGAGATTTAATTTTCGGTGATGTGGACGGAGTCGTGGTTGTACCTCGGGAAATAGAAAAAAATGTCATCCAGGCAGCACTTGACAAAGTTGATGGTGAAAATAAGGTCAGGGATGAAATTCTTCATGGAGTGAAAGTTTCTGAAGTTTTTCGGAAATACAAAATTTTGTAG
- a CDS encoding DUF6015 family protein, with translation MTVSREELFKAIDNIYGRKGMSKKDSEDLCDFILSFFGYEDYIIDNVLSAAERDVFYNLEEYGIVTTHREEINIVHGKAWRINQWYLDKAKINRLAKEEKKEDSEKNIYDSIFKNM, from the coding sequence ATGACAGTTAGCAGGGAAGAATTGTTTAAAGCCATTGACAACATTTATGGTAGAAAAGGAATGTCTAAAAAAGATTCAGAAGATCTCTGCGACTTTATCCTTTCTTTTTTTGGATATGAAGATTATATAATAGACAATGTTCTTTCGGCTGCTGAAAGGGATGTTTTTTACAATCTTGAGGAATATGGAATAGTAACAACCCACAGGGAGGAAATTAATATAGTGCATGGAAAGGCATGGCGTATCAACCAGTGGTACCTGGACAAAGCCAAAATAAATAGGCTGGCAAAAGAAGAAAAAAAGGAAGATTCCGAAAAAAATATATACGATTCAATATTCAAAAACATGTAA
- a CDS encoding 2-hydroxyacid dehydrogenase, translated as MYKVLVRHELLGNYLNTMKKDKNIELLFYNNNGSIRQWLIDNIENADGILITSNEKIDKEIINRAKKLKVISTYSVGYDHIDVEYAKSKGIVVTNTPEVLTDATADLIFGLMIAAARNIVSGNNLIHKNEWKAGWNPTFMLGSEIHGKTLGIIGMGRIGKAIAKRASGFDMKIIYYSRHRHDVNATFVDLDDLLSLSDYVVIALDLNNDTFHFVDYEKLSKMKKTAFLINGTRGKVVNENDLVKALNEKIIGGAALDVFENEPVDNKNPLLAFPNIVVTPHLGSATYETRDKMAYVAVKNLSNVINRKEPLYKV; from the coding sequence ATGTATAAAGTATTGGTAAGGCATGAATTGCTAGGAAACTATTTAAATACAATGAAGAAAGACAAGAACATAGAATTATTATTTTACAACAATAATGGAAGTATAAGGCAATGGCTAATAGATAATATAGAAAATGCAGATGGGATATTAATAACATCTAATGAGAAAATAGATAAAGAGATAATAAACAGGGCAAAAAAGCTGAAGGTAATCAGTACATACAGTGTTGGCTATGACCATATAGACGTAGAATACGCAAAATCAAAGGGAATAGTTGTTACGAATACTCCAGAAGTGCTCACAGACGCTACAGCGGACCTGATATTTGGGCTCATGATTGCTGCAGCAAGAAACATTGTATCCGGGAACAACCTTATACATAAAAATGAATGGAAAGCCGGATGGAATCCCACATTTATGCTTGGAAGCGAAATACATGGCAAAACACTTGGGATAATTGGCATGGGGAGAATCGGGAAAGCAATAGCAAAAAGAGCTTCAGGCTTTGATATGAAAATTATCTATTATAGCAGGCACAGGCATGATGTAAATGCAACTTTCGTTGATCTGGATGATCTACTTTCACTTTCAGATTATGTTGTAATAGCTTTAGATCTTAATAATGATACCTTCCATTTCGTGGATTATGAAAAATTATCAAAGATGAAAAAAACCGCATTTCTAATTAACGGCACAAGGGGAAAAGTTGTCAATGAAAATGACCTTGTAAAAGCATTAAATGAAAAAATAATTGGAGGTGCAGCACTGGATGTTTTTGAAAATGAGCCTGTGGATAATAAAAACCCTTTACTTGCATTTCCCAACATCGTTGTTACCCCGCACCTTGGAAGTGCAACATATGAAACAAGAGATAAAATGGCATATGTTGCAGTTAAAAATTTATCGAATGTTATAAATAGAAAAGAACCATTATATAAGGTTTAA